The following proteins are co-located in the Pectinophora gossypiella chromosome 7, ilPecGoss1.1, whole genome shotgun sequence genome:
- the LOC126368132 gene encoding menin isoform X1, with the protein MTGLSEFKHFFPIDSIQKVCELFEEQLRSEKEPDLALFSIIVGAVENNLTNVKNSDKDVNLSTNKFVKMKFPSVEWEDVKTLHDRFVSLMRGGVDSKLLSGEYATRDLVKRVADVVWNSLTRSYYKDRAHLQSIYSFLTGNKLDCFGVAFAVTAGCQVLGKRDVHLALSEDHAWVVFGKEGTDTAEVTWHGKGNEDKRGRSVGDGVLAWSWLYVAGKPVVCTRVMELAALVSSINPTLTPTVDVHEVAQMQHRLLWLLYENGHLDAYPMALGNLGDLDEYMRISSCSEDASLKEENSHKSNGTTRPDSAALYAHAIRSSRTYYEDRHVYPYTFQGGYYHRHKMYKEAFHAWACAGDVIRHYNYSRDDEEIYKEFSEIANELIPQLMKVESSGHSARCILKDPECFASLLRFYDGICKWEEGSQTPILHIGWAKPLVSTISKFDAEVRAQVHIICSPDNDDHSEEPKEDQEKSDDKEESKDKWNNNSENGEMSVREQLTAAVNSRPRVTLYSHKMAALKPLLLAERLNTHALQLQLTAQSQLQRPPPPARRRDDDDPHAAAPTGRAKRARRDR; encoded by the exons atgaccGGATTATCAGAGTTTAAACATTTCTTCCCCATTGACAGCATCCAAAAGGTATGCGAGCTCTTCGAAGAACAACTACGCAGCGAAAAAGAGCCGGATTTGGCTTTGTTTTCTATTATTGTTGGAGCGGTGGAGAATAACCTGACTAACGTAAAAAACAGTGACAAAGATGTAAACTTGTCAACAAATAAGTTCGTGAAGATGAAGTTTCCATCTGTAGAGTGGGAAGATGTTAAGACGCTTCACGATCGCTTCGTATCGTTAATGCGCGGGGGTGTGGACTCTAAGCTCCTCAGTGGAGAGTATGCGACTCGGGACCTGGTCAAACGAGTTGCTGATGTGGTGTGGAACTCTTTGACACGGAGCTACTATAAAGATCGCGCCCACTTGCAGTCCATTTACAGTTTCTTAACTGGGAACAAGTTAGATTGTTTTGGCGTCGCCTTTGCTGTAACGGCGGGATGTCAAGTCCTAGGTAAAAGAGACGTGCATCTGGCTTTGTCCGAGGATCACGCCTGGGTTGTGTTTGGGAAGGAGGGAACAGATACTGCTGAA GTCACATGGCATGGTAAAGGCAATGAGGATAAGAGAGGACGCTCTGTAGGTGATGGAGTTCTTGCATGGTCATGGTTATATGTGGCGGGGAAACCAGTAGTCTGCACGAGAGTGATGGAGCTGGCTGCTCTTGTATCTTCAATCAATCCTACATTGACCCCTACTGTGGATGTGCATGAGGTGGCACAAATGCAACATCGACTTTTATGGCTGCTGTATGAAAATG GGCACCTTGATGCATACCCAATGGCTTTAGGCAATCTTGGGGATTTGGATGAGTACATGAGGATATCTAGTTGTTCAGAAGATGCATCACTGAAAGAAGAGAACAGTCACAAGTCGAATGGCACAACCAGGCCGGACTCCGCTGCACTGTATGCACATGCAATCAGATCGTCGAGGACATACTACGAAGACCGGCATGTGTACCCATACACCTTCCAAGGTGGTTACTATCACCGACACAAAATGTATAAGGAAGCATTTCATGCTTGGGCATGTGCTGGTGATGTTATTCGGCA ctACAATTACTCTCGTGATGATGAAGAAATATATAAAGAATTCTCAGAAATTGCAAATGAACTGATTCCTCAACTGATGAAAGTGGAAAGTTCAGGCCACTCCGCCAGATGTATTTTAAAGGATCCAGAATGTTTTGCTTCTTTACtcag gttttatgatggaatatgCAAGTGGGAAGAGGGAAGCCAGACACCTATTCTGCACATTGGATGGGCGAAGCCACTCGTTAGCACCATATCGAAGTTCGATGCCGAGGTAAGAGCGCAAGTTCACATAATATGCAGCCCGGACAACGACGACCACTCAGAAGAGCCGAAAGAGGATCAAGAAAAGAGTGACGATAAGGAGGAAAGTAAAGATAAGTGGAATAATAATTCTGAGAACGGCGAGATGAGCGTGCGGGAGCAGCTGACGGCGGCGGTGAACAGTCGGCCGCGCGTGACGCTGTACAGCCACAAGATGGCGGCGCTGAAGCCGCTGCTGCTGGCGGAGCGGCTCAACACGCACGCGCTGCAGCTGCAGCTGACGGCGCAGAGCCAGCTGCagcggccgccgccgcccgcgcggcGCCGCGACGACGACGACCCGCACGCCGCCGCCCCCACCGGCCGCGCCAAACGCGCCCGCCGCGACCGCTGA
- the LOC126368131 gene encoding uncharacterized protein LOC126368131 isoform X1 encodes MSNNFNVDEAVRCIKDIVDTNRCGTCDQAVGERVRYPCGHSSCDDCAATATHCLLCLTPPNSGNKSSALDDPATTRAKNASELLKTFQAAFKLDVYKRQRISDHLKIEKELFPECIQAPIKYFNKRKSSVSLKNKENKRPSFFPGQEISLVKEFKMENSFNYVKKWLDNNENKPKQKTVTKTIERRKPFADLNINKQSSPQKRILKRADKILDKDRENAVSPAKRKYQSHFKSAQSIVESQSILDQYFKEDKFKQKKEYFNEHDKIEIRKKLDKDESGIEIDDEPIVIDDSQNEVVDKDKLAWLAVLEANEKSPYNQTQSTKVSCCAQIVSDAKKVPFFKKSYLTETCSLCKGNKHRKNNVANETANKNPKDISIAIENRCFTTTIKVSTEEKEPIWGKTTKCIQTDISSVNDLNYEHKTQVGNVVLKQDDEFNKGKELEYSQDVFTGEAKNSEENKAVLLKKESLEELREPSEVVIADSDSDNGLNESSIIQVTADIHQSSENLEEGILTELYESEVQRRPIRSGRGHTPTSTDSSDKENYDPNRAKRPRMDKNSKKRKRYEISELNFIGTMDD; translated from the exons ATGTCTAATAATTTCAATGTAGACGAAGCTGTAAGATGTATAAAAGATATCGTGGACACCAATCGATGTGGAACTTG TGATCAGGCTGTCGGGGAGCGTGTAAGATACCCTTGTGGGCATTCTTCTTGTGATGATTGCGCGGCGACAGCAACCCACTGCCTTCTGTGCTTAACACCACCAAACAGTGGAAATAAGTCGTCAGCGCTTGATGATCCTGCGACTACAAGAGCTAAAAATGCTTCCGAATTGTTGAAAACGTTCCAAGCAGCCTTTAAATTGGATG TTTACAAGAGGCAGAGAATATCTGATCACTTAAAAATTGAGAAAGAGTTATTCCCAGAATGTATACAAGCTCCCAtcaagtattttaataaaagaaagagCTCAGTTTCGTTAAAGAATAAGGAGAACAAAAGACCCAGTTTCTTTCCAGGCCAAGAGATATCCCTTGTGAAAGAATTCAAAATGGAAAATTCTTTCAACTATGtaaaaaaatggttagataACAATGAAAACAAACCGAAACAAAAAACAGTAACAAAAACCATTGAACGAAGAAAACCTTTTGCAgatcttaatattaataaacaaagtTCACCCCAAAAGCGAATCCTGAAAAGAGCAGATAAAATTTTAGACAAGGATAGAGAAAATGCTGTAAGTCCTGCTAAAAGAAAGTACCAATCACATTTTAAATCAGCACAATCTATTGTTGAAAGCCAATCAATATTGGATCAGTACTTCAAAGAAGATaagttcaaacaaaaaaaagaatattttaatgaacatGACAAGATAGAAATAAGAAAGAAATTGGATAAAGATGAAAGTGGAATTGAAATTGATGATGAACCAATTGTAATTGATGATTCACAAAATGAAGTTGTTGATAAAGACAAACTTGCATGGTTAGCTGTACTAGAAGCTAATGAGAAAAGTCCATATAATCAAACACAATCAACTAAAGTTAGCTGTTGTGCTCAAATAGTATCTGATGCTAAAAAAGTTCCATTTTTCAAAAAGAGTTACCTAACAGAAACTTGTAGTCTTTGTAAAGGTAACaaacatagaaaaaataatgttgcaAATGAAACTGCTAATAAAAACCCAAAAGACATATCAATTGCTATAGAAAATAGATGTTTCACAACAACTATTAAAGTGTCAACTGAGGAAAAAGAACCTATTTGGGGAAAAACAACAAAATGCATACAAACTGATATAAGTAGTGTGAATGATTTGAATTATGAACATAAAACTCAGGTAGGTAATGTAGTTTTGAAGCAAGACGATGAATTTAACAAGGGTAAAGAGCTGGAATATAGCCAAGACGTATTTACTGGTGAAGCTAAAAATTCTGAAGAGAACAAAGCTGTGTTGCTAAAGAAAGAATCTCTGGAAGAGCTAAGAGAACCTTCAGAAGTAGTAATAGCAGACTCTGATAGTGACAATGGTTTGAATGAGTCGAGCATCATTCAAGTCACTGCAGACATCCATCAATCCAGTGAAAACTT agaGGAAGGCATCCTTACTGAATTGTATGAGAGTGAAGTCCAGAGGAGGCCTATTCGCAGTGGTCGTGGTCACACACCAACCAGTACCGATTCTTCAGATAAAGAAAACTATGATCCAAACAGAGCTAAGAGACCAAGAATGGATAAGAACTCCAAAAAGAGAAAGAGATATGAAATATCCGAATTGAACTTTATTGGTACAATGGATGACTAA
- the LOC126368132 gene encoding menin isoform X2, whose protein sequence is MKFPSVEWEDVKTLHDRFVSLMRGGVDSKLLSGEYATRDLVKRVADVVWNSLTRSYYKDRAHLQSIYSFLTGNKLDCFGVAFAVTAGCQVLGKRDVHLALSEDHAWVVFGKEGTDTAEVTWHGKGNEDKRGRSVGDGVLAWSWLYVAGKPVVCTRVMELAALVSSINPTLTPTVDVHEVAQMQHRLLWLLYENGHLDAYPMALGNLGDLDEYMRISSCSEDASLKEENSHKSNGTTRPDSAALYAHAIRSSRTYYEDRHVYPYTFQGGYYHRHKMYKEAFHAWACAGDVIRHYNYSRDDEEIYKEFSEIANELIPQLMKVESSGHSARCILKDPECFASLLRFYDGICKWEEGSQTPILHIGWAKPLVSTISKFDAEVRAQVHIICSPDNDDHSEEPKEDQEKSDDKEESKDKWNNNSENGEMSVREQLTAAVNSRPRVTLYSHKMAALKPLLLAERLNTHALQLQLTAQSQLQRPPPPARRRDDDDPHAAAPTGRAKRARRDR, encoded by the exons ATGAAGTTTCCATCTGTAGAGTGGGAAGATGTTAAGACGCTTCACGATCGCTTCGTATCGTTAATGCGCGGGGGTGTGGACTCTAAGCTCCTCAGTGGAGAGTATGCGACTCGGGACCTGGTCAAACGAGTTGCTGATGTGGTGTGGAACTCTTTGACACGGAGCTACTATAAAGATCGCGCCCACTTGCAGTCCATTTACAGTTTCTTAACTGGGAACAAGTTAGATTGTTTTGGCGTCGCCTTTGCTGTAACGGCGGGATGTCAAGTCCTAGGTAAAAGAGACGTGCATCTGGCTTTGTCCGAGGATCACGCCTGGGTTGTGTTTGGGAAGGAGGGAACAGATACTGCTGAA GTCACATGGCATGGTAAAGGCAATGAGGATAAGAGAGGACGCTCTGTAGGTGATGGAGTTCTTGCATGGTCATGGTTATATGTGGCGGGGAAACCAGTAGTCTGCACGAGAGTGATGGAGCTGGCTGCTCTTGTATCTTCAATCAATCCTACATTGACCCCTACTGTGGATGTGCATGAGGTGGCACAAATGCAACATCGACTTTTATGGCTGCTGTATGAAAATG GGCACCTTGATGCATACCCAATGGCTTTAGGCAATCTTGGGGATTTGGATGAGTACATGAGGATATCTAGTTGTTCAGAAGATGCATCACTGAAAGAAGAGAACAGTCACAAGTCGAATGGCACAACCAGGCCGGACTCCGCTGCACTGTATGCACATGCAATCAGATCGTCGAGGACATACTACGAAGACCGGCATGTGTACCCATACACCTTCCAAGGTGGTTACTATCACCGACACAAAATGTATAAGGAAGCATTTCATGCTTGGGCATGTGCTGGTGATGTTATTCGGCA ctACAATTACTCTCGTGATGATGAAGAAATATATAAAGAATTCTCAGAAATTGCAAATGAACTGATTCCTCAACTGATGAAAGTGGAAAGTTCAGGCCACTCCGCCAGATGTATTTTAAAGGATCCAGAATGTTTTGCTTCTTTACtcag gttttatgatggaatatgCAAGTGGGAAGAGGGAAGCCAGACACCTATTCTGCACATTGGATGGGCGAAGCCACTCGTTAGCACCATATCGAAGTTCGATGCCGAGGTAAGAGCGCAAGTTCACATAATATGCAGCCCGGACAACGACGACCACTCAGAAGAGCCGAAAGAGGATCAAGAAAAGAGTGACGATAAGGAGGAAAGTAAAGATAAGTGGAATAATAATTCTGAGAACGGCGAGATGAGCGTGCGGGAGCAGCTGACGGCGGCGGTGAACAGTCGGCCGCGCGTGACGCTGTACAGCCACAAGATGGCGGCGCTGAAGCCGCTGCTGCTGGCGGAGCGGCTCAACACGCACGCGCTGCAGCTGCAGCTGACGGCGCAGAGCCAGCTGCagcggccgccgccgcccgcgcggcGCCGCGACGACGACGACCCGCACGCCGCCGCCCCCACCGGCCGCGCCAAACGCGCCCGCCGCGACCGCTGA
- the LOC126368148 gene encoding uncharacterized protein KIAA1143 homolog, with product MNKKRNVSFIKPEDPEFLKVLKRQAGYDDKNHKFDELQNADGDFAEDEDTEQPQVVVLKPGDLTAEEAEVEKKRLEKEEAETKADLSQKVIFKPKAKSSEPESNKRKRKEEQNKHSKDKKSRQLLSFADDDDDDEEE from the coding sequence atgaatAAGAAAAGGAACGTAAGTTTCATTAAGCCAGAAGATCCAGAGTTTCTGAAAGTTCTGAAAAGACAAGCTGGCTATGATGATAAGAATCATAAGTTTGATGAGCTGCAAAATGCAGATGGAGATTTTGCAGAAGACGAGGACACTGAACAACCGCAAGTTGTAGTGCTGAAACCTGGAGATCTAACTGCTGAAGAAGCAGAAGTGGAAAAGAAGAGATTAGAGAAAGAAGAAGCTGAAACTAAAGCTGATCTTAGCCAGAAAGTTATATTCAAACCAAAAGCCAAGAGTTCAGAGCCAGAATCAAACAAACGAAAAAGGAAAGaagaacaaaacaaacacagtaAGGATAAGAAAAGCAGACAACTATTATCATttgcagatgatgatgatgatgatgaggaagaataa
- the LOC126368147 gene encoding loricrin-like produces MKVFVCLLALAVAARAGFIGGGSGGWSGGGGGGYGGGGWSSGGGGGGWKLSSGGGGGWSSGGGGGWKSGGGGGGWSGGGGGYGGGSGGQVKIIKIITTGGGGGGGHGGWSGGGGGGGYGGGGWSSGGGGGGWKLGGGSSGWSSGGGGGGWKLGGGSSGWSSGGGGGGWKSGGGGGGWSSGGGSSGWW; encoded by the exons ATGAAG GTATTCGTGTGTCTGTTAGCCCTGGCCGTGGCCGCAAGAGCCGGTTTCATCGGCGGCGGTAGTGGCGGTTGGTccggaggcggcggcggcggctatGGCGGTGGCGGTTGGTCCAGCGgtgggggcggcggcggctggAAGCTCAGcagcggcggcggtggcggctgGTCGAGCGGCGGCGGTGGTGGCTGGAagtccggcggcggcggtggcggctgGTCCGGCGGCGGTGGCGGATACGGAGGCGGCAGCGGCGGAC AGGTGAAGATCATTAAGATCATCACaactggcggcggcggcg GCGGCGGTCACGGAGGTTggtccggcggcggcggcggcggcggctatggcggcggcggctggtctagcggcggcggcggcggtggctgGAAGCTCGGCGGCGGATCCAGCGGTTGGtctagcggcggcggcggcggcggctggaAGCTCGGCGGTGGCTCCAGCGGCTGGTCGAGCGGCGGCGGAGGCGGTGGCTGGAagtccggcggcggcggtggcggctgGTCCAGCGGCGGCGGTTCTTCCGGCTGGTGGTGA
- the LOC126368131 gene encoding uncharacterized protein LOC126368131 isoform X2 encodes MSNNFNVDEAVRCIKDIVDTNRCGTCDQAVGERVRYPCGHSSCDDCAATATHCLLCLTPPNSGNKSSALDDPATTRAKNASELLKTFQAAFKLDVYKRQRISDHLKIEKELFPECIQAPIKYFNKRKSSVSLKNKENKRPSFFPGQEISLVKEFKMENSFNYVKKWLDNNENKPKQKTVTKTIERRKPFADLNINKQSSPQKRILKRADKILDKDRENAVSPAKRKYQSHFKSAQSIVESQSILDQYFKEDKFKQKKEYFNEHDKIEIRKKLDKDESGIEIDDEPIVIDDSQNEVVDKDKLAWLAVLEANEKSPYNQTQSTKVSCCAQIVSDAKKVPFFKKSYLTETCSLCKGNKHRKNNVANETANKNPKDISIAIENRCFTTTIKVSTEEKEPIWGKTTKCIQTDISSVNDLNYEHKTQVGNVVLKQDDEFNKGKELEYSQDVFTGEAKNSEENKAVLLKKESLEELREPSEVVIADSDSDNGLNESSIIQVTADIHQSSENL; translated from the exons ATGTCTAATAATTTCAATGTAGACGAAGCTGTAAGATGTATAAAAGATATCGTGGACACCAATCGATGTGGAACTTG TGATCAGGCTGTCGGGGAGCGTGTAAGATACCCTTGTGGGCATTCTTCTTGTGATGATTGCGCGGCGACAGCAACCCACTGCCTTCTGTGCTTAACACCACCAAACAGTGGAAATAAGTCGTCAGCGCTTGATGATCCTGCGACTACAAGAGCTAAAAATGCTTCCGAATTGTTGAAAACGTTCCAAGCAGCCTTTAAATTGGATG TTTACAAGAGGCAGAGAATATCTGATCACTTAAAAATTGAGAAAGAGTTATTCCCAGAATGTATACAAGCTCCCAtcaagtattttaataaaagaaagagCTCAGTTTCGTTAAAGAATAAGGAGAACAAAAGACCCAGTTTCTTTCCAGGCCAAGAGATATCCCTTGTGAAAGAATTCAAAATGGAAAATTCTTTCAACTATGtaaaaaaatggttagataACAATGAAAACAAACCGAAACAAAAAACAGTAACAAAAACCATTGAACGAAGAAAACCTTTTGCAgatcttaatattaataaacaaagtTCACCCCAAAAGCGAATCCTGAAAAGAGCAGATAAAATTTTAGACAAGGATAGAGAAAATGCTGTAAGTCCTGCTAAAAGAAAGTACCAATCACATTTTAAATCAGCACAATCTATTGTTGAAAGCCAATCAATATTGGATCAGTACTTCAAAGAAGATaagttcaaacaaaaaaaagaatattttaatgaacatGACAAGATAGAAATAAGAAAGAAATTGGATAAAGATGAAAGTGGAATTGAAATTGATGATGAACCAATTGTAATTGATGATTCACAAAATGAAGTTGTTGATAAAGACAAACTTGCATGGTTAGCTGTACTAGAAGCTAATGAGAAAAGTCCATATAATCAAACACAATCAACTAAAGTTAGCTGTTGTGCTCAAATAGTATCTGATGCTAAAAAAGTTCCATTTTTCAAAAAGAGTTACCTAACAGAAACTTGTAGTCTTTGTAAAGGTAACaaacatagaaaaaataatgttgcaAATGAAACTGCTAATAAAAACCCAAAAGACATATCAATTGCTATAGAAAATAGATGTTTCACAACAACTATTAAAGTGTCAACTGAGGAAAAAGAACCTATTTGGGGAAAAACAACAAAATGCATACAAACTGATATAAGTAGTGTGAATGATTTGAATTATGAACATAAAACTCAGGTAGGTAATGTAGTTTTGAAGCAAGACGATGAATTTAACAAGGGTAAAGAGCTGGAATATAGCCAAGACGTATTTACTGGTGAAGCTAAAAATTCTGAAGAGAACAAAGCTGTGTTGCTAAAGAAAGAATCTCTGGAAGAGCTAAGAGAACCTTCAGAAGTAGTAATAGCAGACTCTGATAGTGACAATGGTTTGAATGAGTCGAGCATCATTCAAGTCACTGCAGACATCCATCAATCCAGTGAAAACTTGTGA